aatgttattcaaAGAATCTCTTATGTTCATAGaggttgcatttgtttgatcaaaaatattgtaaaaacagtaatattgtgaaatattattatttagtaatttAAAGTAACGGTTTTCTGTTTTCAGACAGACAATTTAATTCCGGGACTAaatgacttttcaagcactacttttttatttttaaggacttCAATGAGAGATCTctcttatcaaacaatgtcttctctttcaaattcaaaaaaaaaaaaaaaaagttaaaaaaacttaaatataccAATATAACAAAATGGCACAAATAAAGTTAAGCACATGCAAAGGATTACTaataaagtattacaaagtataccaCACTTTTACTATAGATAAACCATGGTCAATTTTCTTAAAGAGGTCGTCgggtgcaaaactcacttttacgtgttgtttgaacattaatgtgtgttggaagTTTGTtcacacaaccaccctacaaatgataaaaatccacccagtggtatttttttaatctttaaaagtaatatccctttttaaaatcaggtcattcttagcttcttgtcgttgtgacaaaacacatttgattgatATTAGCGTTTTACCTTAGACCACCttagcaaaagatttgcgaacctgcttcaaagttctgatctaaatcaaatgattagcaatccatgctccaaagtctcaatctgaataaTTTCAGTTTAGGACTCGGAGCGTGGATCGCGAATAATTTGACttggatcggaactttggagcgcgtatcgcaaataatttgattcagctCGCAACACGTTTGTGAATCACTTCGCAAagtaaatgattcaaatcaaatgattcgagatatgtgctccgaagttctgatctgaatcaaaggattcATGATACACagtttgaagtcctgatctgaatcaaatgattcgtgatacacgaTCCAATTGGAGCACTTCGAAACAGTTAATTATTTTGTGACGcattggtttaactgattcagagtttcaaaaagctctgtttcacccatcaccacgtgctttttaaaatcattataaatgatgccgaaattcaaaaataaatggcTCTTCTGGATAAAATGAATCGCTTAAAATAAATTatcgaagtcacgagtttgaatcaatcagagcggATCCAGCATAAATGTCTCAGTTTAGGACACGGAGCGTGGATCGCGAATTATTTGACTTGGAtcgaaatcatttgatttagatcgggacttcaaatggcatatcatgaatcatttgattcagttcagaacttttctttttaatttgatgaatatagtttaaaaagatcaacatttatttgaattagaaATCATTTGCGATGTTGCAAAGTCAAAGTCTTTGCTTTTCCTTTTGTTTaatctaaataaaagtatgaatttgtctgtatgaatttcttcaataaaaaaaactaaaaacaaacttaaaggaacacactttttttggaaataggctaattctccaactcacCCCGATTAGACCAAtcgcatcgcgttcaaaaatgaccaacgagtttcggtatttgttctatttaaaagttgactcttctgtagttatatcgtgtactaagatcggcggaaaatgtaaagcagcgattttctaggccgataagattaggaactacactcccattccggcgtaatagtcaaggaagtttgctgccgtaacatggccgaagcaggcgcagtaatatcacgcagcacatcgcagcacaacgtgaccaactgcatgcacaaaGAGTGTTCCTCGtcggaagttacctagctgggaactaatttcaggcgttgagtgatattactgcgcctgctgcgtctatattacggcagcaaacttccttgactgtagagtgtagttcctaatcttatcggcctaggaaattgcatctttacattttccgccgatcttagtacatgatataactgcagaagagtcaagttttaaataggacaaatatcaaaactcgttggtcatttttgaacgcgatgctactggtctcataggattcaatgatctatgctaagctatgctagaagtgatatcgccagaacaggaaaacggctgaatggatttcaaaatggtaaaactcaacttattaactcggggagagttggagaatgagcctatttccaaaaaaaatgaagtgttcctttaaacttTTGATTGCTAGTGCCAGTACATAGCAGAGGGTGTTTACCTGGGGGTTCTGTTTTGCTAGCTCCTCTATTTTATGCCACATTTCTTCCCGCTCCTTAAGTTTGTACTTCTCTCTAATGAGAACAAGAAAACAAGAGGGTTTAGGATATGCCTGAGAACCACTCGTAAAACGTCTATGTGGGTACATATGGCTGCCAGAACTTGCTAGGTAAAATCTGTTTGTAAGCGTGCAAAATAAATGACAACTACTGACAAGATCTTCCCAGACAGTTGAGAACAATCATAAAATCTTAAAATCTCCCCAATATTCTTTATATCTCCCCTGATTCACTCACTTCTGCTTCTCAGCCTTGTACTGCTGAGTGCAGTCATCAAACAGCTTCTGGTTCATCTCCATAAAGAGCTTCAGAGCATTGTAGATAAGCCCATGGATTGTCCTGCAGGAGGAGAAACACAGCTCTATTAGTCAAGACATTTGAACAGAATGCTTTTTGTCTTTCAGTGTTTTGAATACGATATgtctgaataaaaaaatgtgacTTAAAatgtgtcttaagtagcacgggtgtatttgtaacaagagccaaaaatacatgatatgggtcaaaattatccattttttttttatgccaaaaatcattaggatattaagatcatgttccatgaatttcctaccgtaaatatatcaaaacttattttttgattggtaatatgcattgctaagaacttcatttggacaactttaaaggtgattttctgaatatttcagattccagatttttaaatagttgtatctcaaccaaatactgtcctatcctaacaaaccatacattaatagaaagcttatttattcagctctcaGATTAaaaatgacaggttttgtggtctagggtcacaaattagGTTGTGACAATTCCAGAATTGAACTTTGATTAACAAGTGAGGCTGTACTTGTTCCAGTGGCTCTTGGAGTTCTTGTAGAGAGCGGGAAACATGATGGGGAGGATCTTGGCGGCATTGTCACTGATCAGGCTCATGATGTACTCGTTGTTCCAGTAATACAATGCTCTTTCAGCAACCTGGCACACATATGACCATTACAGATTACTGTTACAAAACTTCACATGCATATATTCTAGTATAATCATTTTATCTCATCGCATCTTATCGCATAAGTCTTCCAGAGAAGTGTTCCAGAATGAGAATCAATACTTCTATTGTGCTGTAATACCTGGAAGTGTGGACTTGATACACACTTGGCCAGCTGTCTAAAGAGAGGCTCCATGACTTTAACAAATTCTGAGGGCTCAATGACATCCAAGATTTCCTCCAGCTCATTGAGAAACATCACCTCCTTAGGACTGTGGGTCTTGGGCCAGAACTTCAGCAGGCCCATAATAACCTAAAACAGAAGGCAAACAGCTGTGAGAAAGCCATCTTTGAAGGAGAATTCAAACAGAAAAACTAGAAAGGGAATGTTATTATTAGTGAGAGGAAACAGCAAAGGTGCAGTTGCCAGGTTGTAAATCTTACAGGTTCAGTGAGGCTGCTGTCCTTTTCCAAAAACTGCACCACACAGTAGGCCAGCTGAAAGCACaggaaattacttttttccaaaaaGACATTACATTGAGCACAATAGGATGACTAACACTGAGACATTGCTGTTCTTCATTCTATTATTACATAGTGCGAAATATCAAAACCTGCAAGACTTAATCAAAGCAAAGACTATGGATACAGAGGAAGGGGTGGGCGATATGTCAGCAAAAAGTATTTTTCTAATCTGGTTATGCAAAGTTCATGGGCGTTTTGACTACTTTCAAATATCACTGTCAATGAGAAAATGTAAAAGAGCTTGTTAGAAAAAAAAGCAAAGCTCTTTGGTCTGAAATGGACCTATAATTATACCACGCCACCTAGTTACTGCTGCTAATGCTGTAAAACTTTACTTGTGCTTGttccagggtttctgcaggacTTTTAAGCTTAAAtataagactttttaagacctccAAATAAAATGAATACTATATGAGCAAGATCTATAGtaacatattaaactgtaaaatgaccATAAACAGCATAACTAACAGTTTAGATACAAGTTTTCACAAAAACTGTTTTGTAAAATGCTaaacttcacatttcagcctttaaactattttaaagaaaatgtttgagtcaaaagtattaattattatattaatttacacaatattatcaataaattattatataatttaaataacataaattaggggtgtgcaatattGTCAAAAAATGACATCTAGATATTTTCCGGGATTTTATCGATAACaatagacaatattttgctgagtgtgttattgtgctggtatcCTAAAGaagatgttcacttccagaacaaaaatttccagataatttactcaccctcttgttatccaagatgttcatgtctgtctttcttcagtcgtaaggaaattatgtttattgaggaaaacaggatttctttccatatagtggacttctatggtgcctgagtttgaacttccaaaatgcagtttacatgcagcttcaaagggctccaaatcTTATCTTGCTTatgtagcaaaacgattggttattttgtaaaaaaaaaagaaaaaaaaaagacaatttatatattttttaacctcaaatgcttatcttgtctagctctgcgtgaccTCGTGTATTTCattttaatacagttagggtatgtccaaaaactccttTCTTAtgttcttcttcaacttcaaaatcattctaaatcactgcagaagtacccagtgtttacaaagtgaacatacaaagaagattaaatgccctttacaaaaaaaaaagataaccagcaatgtaggatgattttgaagttggagaggAAAATGAGAcatttttgacataccctaactgtgatgaaccggaatacacagttcaagcagagctagacaagcatttgaggttaaaatatataaattgacaattttctaagaaaataaacgactgtttcactagataagacccttcttccttggctgggatcatttagagccctttgaagctgcatataaaaagttcaaacttggggaaccatagaagtccactatatggagagaaatccagaaatgttttcctcaaaaaaaaaaaaaacaatttctttacgactgaagaaagaaagacatgaacatcttggataacaagggggtgagtaaattatctgtaaatttatgtTAAACAGGATTATCCTGGACAGCTGACACctgaattgttttattttatttttcatattctgtgtggtcagttcacagcagtgatagaaattaataGAAATTGATTTTTTACCTgcataaaagcattttttttaagtgtGCATTGTCTTTTAAGTCACATTTTTATATTTGGGCTGTTACCaagcaaatgaaatcagtatcaacaaaattcatcattgcaatgcagagaaaaaaCAATCTAAATTCCATTTCAGATGCAGCTTCTATTTATTTACACACAGTTTAATGCAGCTCAGAGGGACACAGAATGTTTTAACCTACAGTTACATATACATAATGTTTCAATAATGTTGAACACTGATATTAAACGTGAAATTAAaaatgccagtaggtggcagcaggTCACTGTTAATAAGagagtcattgcgattgaaccgaatcatttaaatggttgattcattAAGGAACGAAACACAGTCATGTTGCTCCAAGACTCAAAAAagtgctgtggctgtgtttggaatagTTTTTGTTGGTGAAATGTAACAAAAcaggaaataatatttaataataagtcTCTTACCTTTTTTCACTTGTTTATCGAACtgctgtataaaatcaatatctcatttgtaatcatgctgacttctggagaaaaaaaaaaaacggcactctttgtgtgatattaaTTAACTAGTGGAACAAACTCTTTTCTACTGCACCTTCAAAGGAGGCAAGACAACGATTTTTAGAacattatctttatagttatcgttcttggtgcgaATGGGCcttaagagtcttatctagcaaaacgatcagccattttctttaaaaaaaaaaaaaaaaaaaaaaaaaattatatatatatatatatatatatatatatacacacacacacacacaaactttttaaccacaaatgctcgaaAAACTGAGTtaaaacactgggtcggtacttctgcagcgatgtaaggtgattttgaagttggaggagaaaatgagatgggagttttgagcatttgtggttaaaaagtatataaatatatatttttttaaagtaaatggcagatcgttttgctagataagacttttattcctcggctgggatcgtttacagccctctaaagctgcactgaaattgcATTTTCAACCTTAAATCCGTTGGGCACCAtggaaatccactatatggagaaaaatcctggaattttttcctcaaaaatgtaatttctttgcaacggaaggaagaaaggaagaaaaaggaagaaatcttggatgacatagaggtgagcaaattatcaggtatcttttattctggaagtggagtactgaactggagtgcacagagtacacgTGTATcgcagagctagaaaagacgatcatttgtggttaaaaagggtattaatattattaatattaatttgagaaaatgactgatcgtttctctagacaagacctttattcctcagctgggattgtttagagccctttgaagctgcattgaaactgcatttttaacctccAATCCgctgagcaccattgaagtccactatatggagaaaaatcctggaatgttttcctcaacaaaaaaaaaaaaaaaaaaaaactttcttgtACAATTTAAGACTTATTATGGCCTTATATTTGACTCAACTAAATTTAAGACTTTAAAGACCTGCGGAAACCCTGTTGTTCTGTCAATCTAAAGCATGAAGAGAGAAGCTACTGAATTTAACATATAGcctcaaatcaaataaaatataaccaTTGGTATAACCATTCTAGATGAGCCAAAAAAAAGTCTCTAATATGCTGTAgagcaggagttctcaactctggccctcgaggtccattttcctgcagagtttagctccaaccctaatcaaacacacctgaacaagctaatcaagctcttcatcattactagaaagttacaggcaggtgagtttgatcaaggttggaggtaaactctgcaggaaagtggacctcgagggccagagttgagaacctctgctgTAGAGCAACAGCAATAATgttcagctttaaaaaaaaaaaaagaaaaaaaaaagaagaagcttttttttttttttttttttcaaatgtaagcAAATGAAATTGTATTTGTAATCACACAGGCAAAAGTGCTCTTCAGCTGCAGGTAATCAAAACCATGCTAGTATATTTAGCAATATATTTTTCTCCCACAAAAACACCGCCAAAAGTATCTAACAGAAAAGCGATAAAACAGTGACGTGTCCCAGTTGTGTACTAAATGATTTGAGGCCAATAACATTTTAGAGCTGTGGTTTAATGCAATTATTGAACGTTCTGAGAATACTGTAATTTTCAAAGCTCAGTGTTTTGCTCATAATCACCCACCCCTATAAAAAGCAATCATTTCTGCATAAAAGTCCTCAACAAAAGAGAGTTCTCCTTAAGCTTTACCTGTGGGTGATAGACGCTGAGAGACTTGACTTTGTGTAAAGGCAGTAGCACTCTGATGAGGAACATTTTGTGCTCCTCTTTCAGTGGCAGGGCAAAGCCATTAATTATGCTGTGGGAAGAACGCGAGACCGGTCATGTGACAGACATGTTCTTTCACTTCAGCAATAAGAGACAGACCTCCTCTCAGGTTTGTCATGGCAACACTGATAGTGGTCACACTCACCTTCCTAAGATTTCTAAGAGCTCCGCAATCCCATTGTGATGCTCCGTCTCGTATATAAACCTACAGTGCGAGATCAAGGACATCAACTCAATGGATGAATTCTGGAAGAGCTACCCATCTCACCTTTCTCACATACATTCAAAGACAGCCTTGCTTGTAAGAGCTTAGAGTTTCTGTCTACCGTTGCGAAGTTTATGAATGAGAACAGTATTAGTTTGAAGGACAGCTTGCCTGTAGAATATATTGTTGATCTGCCGACGAATGTAGGCTCTCAGCCCCAGGAACTTTCCGTAGATACGGTGCAGGATGGTTTTCAGGAAGTCCCGCTCTCGAGGATCTTCACTGTCGAAAAGCTCCAGAAGCTGTAAGGGAATAAGATGACCTGAAGTTATTAGCATAATCATAGTGTGCTGTGTTTACATTCATCTAAATAATTTGTTCCTTTCAGACTAAAAGCCTTATTTAAACATCTCAATCGAACCAACTGAGCTCAAGTTAAATCAAATTTGGTTTAGACTAAAAGGGATGGTGTTGATCTGAAATAATCAGAAAACATTAAGCATGTAAACGCTTGGAACCAACCATTTTCTCAATCGGTTTTAAAAATGCCTTGCATACACAAGTTTTACGTCATAAGAATGTGTGCTTGTTTATTGACGTCTCTTGTCTTATGAACGGTTCAGTGGATGAGACTAAATATTTACTAAAAATTTGCTAAAAAGCTCTTCTGACAAATGTCAGCTGTCTTCTTAGGGCTTGTTTACACCTATTCACTTCAcatgttttttttcctctcatTGGACAGCCGTTGCTGCTCTCTCCTATTGCACCCTTTAATTTTGGGCTTCACTATTGATGATTAAAACACAGCTAGCTTTGCCTTTTTCCCTGAATGAAAATCggaattaaattgaatcttgaaaccagtgaagattcacACCCTACTTTTAAGATGACAGTACTGACATAAAGaaattccaaatataaacaaaaagcatagaaatggcaattttacattttgttaaaatgtaagaattcactggggaaaaaatgtagatcaagaatcgttttggaatcggattgtattgtgaagtgcctgaagattcccacccctaatatGTAAACAAATATGTGAATCGGATTGCAATGTTTAGGGTTCATATAAACAGAACTTTTTGAATCTGAAACTGGATTGGATTCATTCCAAAACCAATTGCAAGTAAACACCTAGTGAGTTGTACTCCTTGAACGCTTCTAGGACAATAAAGGTTTTAGATCCAGAATCCTGCTCTCTAGATATCAGTATCACCATCAGtccatgaaaataaaaataaaatcgatCCACCAATGATTCAAAGTGCACAAAGATGTTGGCATGGGGATTATGCCCTTGCTTTAAACTTGACTTGGTATTCTACACGGGCAAGTGCTGATCTCTGCACTGCTACATGCTTGTAAAACCTGTAACAGCAGCTGGCCTCAGTTTCCTCACAGCAGAGGGAGTGTGTATCCGCCTCTGATGGCGTGCTGGTGAGGACAAACTGTGATACAGCTACAGGACAGAAGAAAGGACACTCACCGAGAGTACAAACTTTTGGTCGATGTATTTCTTGGCAATGTTGGGCTGAAAGTCAGGTGACTCCAGGAATCTTAAGAAGAATTCATACACCAGCTGAGGAAAGGAGAAAGAGGGGTTGAGGAGGAGAGATAGTGATAAAGCTCAATACTAATAAATGATTAATGTATCTGTCTGGTCCTCTTTGCCACCAAAACAATAAATGCTGTCAGTTCCTGAACAAATGGGCTTTTTAATCATTTGAGACAGACGCTTTGTTCTAAAACCAACTGAACTGCTTCAGTGCAACTTCACTGGCAGAGAACCTCAGAAGTGACTCAACTGCAACGCACTACAATAGCAGCAACTCTGCGACCTACACAGATAGCACTCTTTTTGACTATGAACTTTAGGAAAGTGCTAAAGCTAATAACAAATATAGTCACATTTGAGTTTGATTAAACTATTTTTACTTCTAAAATACGTATTTTAGTATTGAATGGTATTTGTGAATTCGATATTTGGATTTATTTTTCCCTGAAGACAGTGCAATATACGAGATTTTCCATAAAAGACACATCTGATGCTGCTTTGAATTTGGCAAAATTGAGTTTTAAACTTCTGTCAATGAAAGTGGTCAAATAGAAATATAGTTTTGTATCTTCATgacttgcaaaacagtttcagcCTTGAAATTTgacaacacaacacacacacaaaaaaaacctgtatggcttaatataacataaatgatcaCTCTTACTAAAATTTGTATTAGGACACCTATGAGAAGGTTATAACAACATATAATAACataagatttatgttattttaaaaatccacatcgttttatacatattttggagtATAGAGGGtgcaattattttaattatttaactcagaaaataaaatacagatacacTGCCTCATTGTGCAGCTTTTTgctgtaattttcagtcaaaaggcaacaagagaagcgatgtaagttttcactgctttcctagcgataagaagagtaGAAAAGAAT
Above is a genomic segment from Garra rufa chromosome 2, GarRuf1.0, whole genome shotgun sequence containing:
- the ppp2r5d gene encoding serine/threonine-protein phosphatase 2A 56 kDa regulatory subunit delta isoform translates to MPNKTKKEKEPTKSAKSSTKNSNAGGGKDAGTENSEEAQQTASKRPSNSTPPPTQLNKIKYSGGPQIVKKERRQSSSRFNLSKNRELQKLPALKDAPPIDREELFVQKLRQCCVLFDFVTDPLSDLKYKEVKRAGLNEMVEYITHNRDVVTESIYPEAVIMFSVNLFRTLPPSSNPTGAEFDPEEDEPTLEAAWPHLQLVYEFFLRFLESPDFQPNIAKKYIDQKFVLSLLELFDSEDPRERDFLKTILHRIYGKFLGLRAYIRRQINNIFYRFIYETEHHNGIAELLEILGSIINGFALPLKEEHKMFLIRVLLPLHKVKSLSVYHPQLAYCVVQFLEKDSSLTEPVIMGLLKFWPKTHSPKEVMFLNELEEILDVIEPSEFVKVMEPLFRQLAKCVSSPHFQVAERALYYWNNEYIMSLISDNAAKILPIMFPALYKNSKSHWNKTIHGLIYNALKLFMEMNQKLFDDCTQQYKAEKQKEKYKLKEREEMWHKIEELAKQNPQSTKIQLRPGLPQEEYMMYNEVGMPLYSMETETPTAEDIQLLKKTVETEASQGTKDIKKDKVLMRRKSELPQDVYTIKALEAHKRSEEYLTANQEAL